A single region of the Apodemus sylvaticus chromosome 7, mApoSyl1.1, whole genome shotgun sequence genome encodes:
- the LOC127690079 gene encoding olfactory receptor 145-like — protein MTLGRMVFRNDSSVKEFILLGLTQQPELQLPLFFLFLGIYVVSMVGNLGLMVLIVLNTHLHTPMYYFLFNLSFIDFCYSTVITPRMLVGFVKQNIVPHAECLTQLFFFCFFVIDECYILTAMAYDRYAAICKPLLYQVTMSHQVFHLMLAGVYLMGLLGATAHTCGVLTLTFCDGNIINHYMCDIPPLQKLSCTSTATNELEVFIVVGINVLIPTLTLFISYTLIIFNILSIPSAEGRSKAFSTCGSHVIAVSFLFGASAFMYLKPSRASEDDDKISAIFYTIVGPMLNPFIYSLRNKDVHIALRRTLKKIMFV, from the coding sequence ATGACTTTGGGAAGAATGGTGTTCAGAAATGACTCTTCTGTGAAGGAGTTTATCCTACTGGGCTTGACACAGCAGCCAGAGCTCCAgctgcctctcttcttcctcttcttgggaATCTATGTGGTCTCCATGGTGGGGAACCTGGGCTTGATGGTTCTGATAGTTTTGAATACTCAcctgcacacccccatgtactaCTTTCTATTTAATCTTTCCTTTATTGATTTCTGCTACTCCACAGTCATAACCCCCAGAATGCTGGTGGGTTTTGTGAAGCAGAACATCGTCCCTCATGCTGAGTGTTTGACTCAActctttttcttctgcttctttgttATTGATGAATGCTACATTTTGACAGCAATGGCCTATGACAGATATGCTGCCATCTGTAAGCCCCTGCTTTACCAGGTTACCATGTCCCATCAGGTCTTCCACTTGATGTTGGCAGGAGTGTATTTGATGGGGCTTCTGGGTGCCACAGCCCACACATGTGGAGTGCTAACCCTGACATTCTGTGATGGCAACATCATCAATCACTACATGTGTGATATACCCCCTCTCCAGAAGCTCTCCTGCACAAGCACTGCAACCAATGAGTTGGAAGTTTTCATTGTTGTGGGTATCAATGTGCTAATTCCAACCCTGACTCTCTTTATTTCTTACACCTTGATCATTTTCAACATCCTCAGCATCCCTTCTGCAGAGGGTAGGTCAAAAGCCTTCAGTACCTGTGGCTCCCATGTAAtagctgtttcttttttatttggagCTTCAGCCTTCATGTATCTTAAGCCTTCTAGGGCATCTGAGGATGATGATAAAATTTCTGCCATATTTTATACCATTGTGGGCCCAATGTTGAATCCTTTCATCTACAGTTTAAGGAATAAGGATGTACATATTGCACTGAGAAGAACCTTGAAGAAAATCATGTTTGTCTAA